A part of Desulfomicrobium macestii genomic DNA contains:
- a CDS encoding HAD family hydrolase, whose product MKTRGQPVKKPLFIVLISIHGLVRGHDMELGRDADTGGQVKYVVELTRALGERPDVEKAILLTRRVIDDAVSPDYAQVTEPLSDKASIVRIECGEEKYLRKELLWDSLDNFSDNVFTFLKSQDRIPDLLHSHYADAGYVGARLSHQMGIPLVHTGHSLGRSKRLRLLASGSSRGQIEDTYKMSRRIEAEETTLSAAERIITSTGQEIEEQYGLYDFYQPERMCVIPPGTDLSHFYPPRESEKNTAIANELKRFLHRPARPMVLALSRPDPKKNIVTLIDAYGESPHLQEAANLVIVAGNRDDIQDMDEGARGVLNDILLAVDRHDLYGKIAYPKHHRPEEVAILFRLAAASRGVFVNPALTEPFGLTLLEAAACGLPIVATEEGGPIDIIKNCRNGHLIDPLDKESMAETILRTLIDKKEWRTFAKNGLSGVRRHYSWQAHVEKYLDVVRPLVEKTAPLIRMAPIRRRGISRKQALFAELDLSLIGENYSLTALLQTLHAHRKTVLFGIVTGRRLDNALATLRKHKIPQPDVLISGQGTEIHYAPNLTQDTIWEQHINHLWDPRAVRKTLRDIPGLSLQPKKHQSAFKISYYIDTSVISGQQVRQLLQHNEQAVNVLVSFGQYLDVLPLRASKGLALRWCSEQLDFPLESTLVAGVTGADADMLRGNTLGTVVDNRHITELSELANIEGIHFSEASFAAGILDAMAHYGFPAQEEGAS is encoded by the coding sequence GTGAAGACACGCGGACAGCCCGTCAAAAAACCGCTTTTTATCGTGTTGATCAGCATTCACGGACTGGTGCGCGGACATGACATGGAGCTGGGCCGCGACGCGGACACCGGCGGACAGGTCAAATACGTGGTCGAACTGACCCGCGCTCTTGGCGAACGCCCGGATGTGGAAAAAGCCATCCTGCTGACGCGCAGGGTCATCGACGACGCCGTCAGTCCCGACTATGCGCAGGTGACCGAGCCCCTGTCCGACAAGGCCAGCATCGTGCGCATCGAATGCGGAGAGGAAAAATACCTGCGCAAGGAGCTCCTGTGGGACTCGCTGGATAATTTTTCCGACAACGTCTTCACCTTCCTCAAAAGCCAGGATCGCATCCCCGATCTCCTGCACAGCCACTACGCCGATGCGGGCTATGTCGGAGCCAGGCTCTCGCACCAGATGGGCATTCCCCTCGTTCACACCGGACACTCCCTGGGGCGCAGCAAGCGCCTGCGGCTTCTGGCCAGCGGCAGTTCGCGGGGACAGATCGAAGACACGTACAAGATGTCCCGGCGCATCGAAGCGGAGGAGACCACGCTCAGCGCGGCCGAGCGCATCATCACCAGCACTGGGCAGGAGATCGAGGAACAATACGGCCTCTACGATTTCTACCAGCCCGAACGCATGTGCGTGATTCCTCCGGGCACGGACCTCAGCCATTTCTATCCGCCCCGCGAGAGCGAAAAAAACACCGCCATCGCCAATGAACTGAAACGCTTCCTGCACCGCCCGGCGCGCCCCATGGTGCTTGCGCTCTCGCGGCCGGACCCGAAAAAGAACATCGTGACCCTCATCGACGCCTACGGAGAATCCCCCCATCTGCAGGAAGCCGCCAATCTGGTCATCGTGGCCGGCAACCGCGACGACATCCAGGACATGGATGAAGGTGCGCGGGGCGTCCTGAACGACATCCTCCTCGCCGTCGACCGCCACGATCTCTACGGCAAGATCGCCTACCCCAAGCATCACCGGCCCGAGGAAGTAGCCATCCTTTTCCGCTTGGCCGCCGCATCGCGCGGTGTTTTCGTCAACCCCGCGCTGACCGAGCCCTTCGGCCTGACCCTGCTCGAAGCCGCTGCCTGCGGGCTGCCCATCGTGGCCACGGAGGAAGGCGGCCCCATCGACATCATCAAAAACTGCCGCAACGGTCACCTCATCGATCCCCTCGACAAGGAGTCCATGGCAGAAACGATCCTGCGCACCCTGATCGATAAAAAAGAGTGGCGCACCTTCGCCAAGAACGGCCTGTCCGGCGTGCGCCGTCACTATTCATGGCAGGCGCACGTGGAAAAATATCTGGATGTTGTCCGTCCGCTGGTGGAAAAAACCGCACCGCTGATCCGCATGGCTCCGATCCGACGCAGGGGCATTTCCCGCAAACAGGCGCTCTTCGCGGAACTGGATCTGAGCCTCATCGGCGAAAACTACTCGCTCACGGCGCTCTTGCAGACCCTGCACGCCCACCGCAAGACCGTCCTCTTCGGCATCGTCACCGGACGCCGCCTGGACAACGCCCTGGCCACCTTGCGCAAGCACAAGATTCCCCAACCCGATGTGCTTATCTCCGGCCAGGGGACGGAAATCCATTACGCACCGAACCTCACCCAGGACACTATCTGGGAACAACACATCAACCACCTCTGGGATCCTCGGGCAGTGCGCAAGACGCTGCGCGACATTCCGGGCCTGTCCCTGCAGCCCAAAAAGCACCAGAGCGCGTTCAAGATCAGTTACTACATCGACACCTCCGTGATCAGCGGGCAGCAGGTTCGCCAGCTGCTCCAGCACAACGAGCAGGCCGTGAACGTGCTCGTCTCCTTCGGCCAATACCTGGACGTGCTGCCGCTTCGGGCCTCCAAGGGGCTGGCGCTGCGCTGGTGCTCCGAGCAGCTCGACTTTCCGCTGGAAAGCACCCTGGTGGCCGGAGTCACCGGAGCCGACGCCGACATGCTGCGCGGCAATACCTTGGGCACCGTAGTGGACAACCGGCACATCACCGAACTGTCCGAGCTTGCGAACATCGAGGGCATCCACTTCTCGGAGGCCTCCTTTGCGGCCGGGATTCTCGACGCCATGGCCCATTACGGATTTCCCGCCCAGGAGGAAGGCGCGTCATGA
- a CDS encoding HAD-IIB family hydrolase, whose amino-acid sequence MKRFLLCTDLDRTLIPNGPNPQWPSAKALFRKLAAREEICLAYVTGRHRALIEDAIAEFDLPCPDFAIADVGASIYQIRAEEWLPWSTWERHIAPDWGGMHSEGLASLLRGFPELHMQEREKQASFKLSYYVHLDVDSGALTARMRERLQREGIRANLIWSIDELAHIGLLDVLPQSAGKLHAIRFMMERQHFSLHDTLFAGDSGNDLDVLLSDIPAVLVANADPEIKSRVAATGREALYIATGEYLSMNGNYSAGILEGVAHFWPEAAAWLQESES is encoded by the coding sequence ATGAAACGGTTTCTGCTCTGCACCGACCTGGACCGAACCCTGATCCCCAACGGCCCAAATCCCCAGTGGCCGTCGGCCAAGGCCCTGTTCCGGAAGCTGGCGGCACGCGAGGAGATTTGTCTTGCCTACGTGACCGGACGCCACCGTGCCCTGATCGAAGACGCCATCGCGGAGTTCGATCTGCCGTGTCCCGACTTCGCCATCGCCGACGTCGGGGCGAGCATCTATCAGATCAGGGCGGAAGAATGGCTACCATGGAGCACATGGGAACGGCACATCGCGCCGGATTGGGGCGGCATGCACTCCGAAGGTCTTGCGAGCCTACTGCGCGGCTTCCCTGAGCTGCACATGCAGGAGCGGGAAAAGCAGGCCTCCTTCAAGCTCAGCTATTATGTTCATCTGGACGTGGACTCCGGCGCGCTGACGGCCCGCATGCGCGAACGCTTGCAACGCGAGGGCATCCGCGCCAACCTGATCTGGAGCATCGACGAACTGGCGCATATCGGCCTGCTCGATGTCCTGCCGCAAAGCGCCGGAAAGCTGCACGCCATTCGCTTCATGATGGAGCGGCAACACTTTTCCCTGCACGACACCCTCTTCGCCGGCGACAGCGGCAACGACCTGGATGTGCTCTTGAGCGACATTCCGGCGGTGCTGGTGGCCAATGCCGACCCCGAAATCAAATCGAGGGTGGCGGCAACAGGACGCGAAGCGCTGTACATCGCCACGGGCGAATATCTCAGCATGAACGGGAACTACAGCGCAGGAATTTTGGAAGGAGTCGCGCATTTCTGGCCCGAGGCCGCTGCGTGGCTGCAAGAATCTGAATCATAA